In a genomic window of Phaeodactylum tricornutum CCAP 1055/1 chromosome 6, whole genome shotgun sequence:
- a CDS encoding predicted protein — MSSTTTTPRTLHRKPKVVFLNAARLDYDQQLDWSRLRNLCDELTLGDRDTVTDEAELLRMVQQQDIVVAKEMPVPAHILAQFPNTVRLICEAGTGYNNWPVALARKSRDLPVCNLPTYSTEAVAHMAVTYIMNFSVSMFRQQEMLRQGDRRNFTGPFTLPLRELNGSTVGLVSGAGRIGTRVAHVCLALGMKVYVSSRAGQFAPDHTLYGHPDVVCTSDVDEVLRVADYVSIHTPLNEQTRGSFGKAQIERMKPTAFLINTARGAVCAEDELVACLRDNVIAGAGLDVTATEPPAMDSPLWDLPNCWLSPHTGWRRLETRQRLVDMTADNIEAFVNANSPKDYINVVN, encoded by the coding sequence ATGTCGTCCACGACTACGACCCCCCGCACGCTCCATCGCAAACCCAAGGTTGTCTTTCTGAACGCGGCTCGTCTCGACTACGATCAGCAGCTCGACTGGTCGCGTTTGCGGAATCTTTGCGACGAACTGACTCTCGGTGACCGGGACACCGTCACGGACGAGGCCGAGCTGCTACGCATGGTCCAACAACAGgatatcgtcgtcgccaaggaAATGCCCGTACCCGCCCACATTCTGGCACAATTCCCAAACACGGTCCGACTCATTTGTGAAGCCGGGACGGGATACAACAATTGGCCCGTCGCCTTGGCCCGCAAAAGCCGGGACCTGCCCGTATGCAACCTTCCCACCTACAGCACCGAAGCCGTCGCGCACATGGCCGTCACCTACATTATGAACTTTTCCGTCAGCATGTTCCGACAACAAGAAATGCTCCGACAAGGGGACCGCCGGAACTTTACCGGACCCTTCACGCTACCGCTGCGGGAACTCAACGGCAGTACGGTGGGCTTGGTTAGTGGAGCCGGACGTATCGGCACGCGAGTCGCCCACGTCTGTCTCGCGCTCGGAATGAAGGTTTACGTTTCTAGTCGGGCAGGACAGTTCGCTCCTGATCACACTCTGTACGGACACCCCGACGTCGTGTGTACCAGCGACGTCGACGAGGTCTTGCGAGTGGCCGATTACGTTTCCATCCATACTCCTTTAAACGAACAAACGCGAGGCAGCTTTGGAAAGGCGCAGATTGAGCGAATGAAACCCACCGCCTTTTTAATCAACACCGCACGGGGGGCCGTCTGTGCCGAAGACGAACTCGTTGCGTGTTTGCGAGACAACGTCATTGCCGGGGCCGGACTGGACGTGACCGCGACGGAACCGCCGGCCATGGACAGTCCGTTGTGGGACTTGCCCAACTGCTGGCTCTCTCCGCATACCGGATGGCGGCGACTGGAAACAAGACAACGACTCGTGGATATGACGGCCGACAATATTGAagcctttgtcaatgccaaCAGTCCGAAAGATTACATCAATGTGGTGAACTGA